The window CTATCAATCGTTATACAGATCTATCAATTCTATATATTACTAAGTTACGGCTCTGTGTTTTGTATTGCAACTTATTAGAAGCAACTGAAGGCTTACAGAATTCGGATTCGAtttctaattaaaatattttctcatctgatattttttctgttttttggttgtttagtctttttttttttttaagttaacctGGTACGTATGATCCACAAAAgttgttaatttttttggattatagatataattaaatttttttatcattttaaaaactatttatatCGAATATACATACGTTAGTTTACTAATTAAATTTGACAACACAATTACAAATTTGTTTCATTTAATAATTGTCAAAAAATTTTGCGCATCCATGTGAAtacattattataataatttaataattcaatttaTATCTATAATATCTTAATATTAGTTTTCAGATAGGTAACAGTTAATAGAGTTTGTAATtttagccaatgagtaatagctcaaatggcatagactctcaatactcaattaagaggttgcggattcgagtctcctatctttctaaatttgccaatgagtaatagctcaaatggcatagactcctcatactcaattaagaggttgcgggttcgagtctcctatcttccAAATTtttagccaatgagtaatagctcaaatggcatagactccccatactcaattaagaggttgcgggttcgagtctcctatctttctaaatttttgccaatgagtaatagctcaaatggcatagactccccatactcaattaagaggttgcgggttcgagtctcctatctttccaaattttttgccaatgagtaatagctcaaatggcatagtctccccatactcaattaagaggttgcgggttcgagtctcctatctttggtaaaaaaaaaatagagtttgTAATTTTATTGTCGCTGTTAACTTTATATACATTAGTTAGTGACGTGTACTCCTAAAATCTCGGCGATTACCCTTTTACCGTAATCGACCAAATATTTCGGAACTAAAGGCAGACTCCAAACGTAATTTGGTCATAGTCACACACAAGTCAGGTATTATCTTCAGCCCGTTATTAACAACGGAGCTCGTCAGGAATATCGGAACAAACACAAGAACGTAAGCCCTCCACTCGTCTATAAAAACAAATCAAGCAACTCATATGGGACCAGGTCACAAAATACACTCTCATTTATTTATTCGTATTAGTTTCTTGAATACtcttctgacttgagcgtcggagtgttttttgcaggtgctcccgccgCCGTGTTTCGCAGCGCCGAGGTTAGTCCCGAAGGCTGTCCCCCGGACGACGTATAGCTCACCCCAAAGCTAAGCGGTCTTGTTGGGAGCCATATACCTCGGCTGAATCAGAACGGAACATCTGGCGTCCACCGTGGGCCCAAGATTCAATCTAACCCCACAATTTCTTCTATATTGCACTTTGTGTATTGTGTTTCTCTTTTGTGTAGGGTTTCTCAACCTTCCGACATGGCCGATAACGAAGTTCACCAACTCACTCAGGCCGAGCTTGTGGCCTAGATAACCGAACTACAAGCAGAAGTTCGAAGACTCGCTGAACTGTCCACCAAAAACAGCGCCAGTAAACATGAGGAAAATAATTCCAAAGGCCCAACCCAAGGCAACACAGACCTGTTAAGTGTCAACCCGCCAAAGGAGAAGCTGACCTTAGACAACCCGTTTTCCGAGGAAATCACCAACTACCAGATGCCAAAGAATTTTACACTGCCTTCCTCGCTCGAGCCATATAAGGGGATTGGGCTTTCCCTACTTACCTCGACGGCGCTGCATtactttggttttcaaaattacCTGCAGGATCAATCTCTTCATTCGAAGAGCTGGCGAAGTCCTTTATCGACTATTTTGCAGCAGCACGGATATACGTGCACGGATCAGATTACCTCGGCACCATCCGCCAAGGCCCACAAGAAAGCTTGAAAGACTACATGACCAGATTTGCAGAAGCAACCATGGAGATACCAGATTTGGACCTTGATGTCCACCTGCATGCCCTGAAGGCCGGCCTCCGACCCGGAAAGTTCAGGGAAACAATCGCGGTCACTAAACCAAAGACGTTAGAGGAATTTTGGGAAAGGGCGGCCGGACAGATGGAAATTGAGGAGCTCTGTGAAGCCGAACGAACAGAAAGAAAACAACCTAGGAGGGAGGAAGACAATAAATGGTCAAACAACACTCCACCAAAAGGGATCATAAACTACATATCCGGAGGATTCGCCAGGGGAGGCGAAACAACCTCGGCGTGAAAACGGAGCTACCGCGCAATGCTGGCAATCGAAGGAGCAGCACCCCAGAACAACAAGAACGCTCCTGACCACGAAATCActttcagtcaggcagatatatgCTCGGCCGCTCCAAATTTAGACGATCCAGTGGTAATCTCCATCCAAACAGGCGAACTATTGGTAAGAAAAGTCCTTTTAGACCCAGGTAGTAGTGCAAATGTCCTTTTTTACTCTACTTTTCTAAAAATGAAATTATCTGAAAAACTCATGCAACCCTCATCTGGAGAACTAGTAGGATTCTCTGGAGAAAGGGTCCCGATCAAAGGCTACGTATGGCTAAAGACGATGATAGGAAATGACTCATTATCACGAACCGTTGATATACAATATCTGATAGTTGATTGCCCAGGTCCTTACAATATTATTCTCGGAAGGCCTGCTCTGAACATGTTTAGGGCAGTAGTATCTACTTTTTATCTATGTGTTAAATTTCAGGCACAGGACGGCAAGATAACCACACTCCACTCAGACCGCCAACAAGCTCGGCAATGCTACATTGCAAATCTAAAGAAATCAGCCGCTGGACAGGAATTCCAACAAGAAGTCAAAGAAATTCACAACACGAACGAGGTACTATCCCTAGCAGAGCTTGACCTTAGAAGGGACacccaagaaaggcctcaaccaGCGGACGAGCTCCAGAAAGTTCTACTGACGTCAAAACCGGAGCAGGTCACATACATCGGCCAAGCACTCCAAGGACAAGAAAGATCAGAACTCATAAAAGTATTACAAGCCAACGCCGACCTATTTGCCTGGACCTCAGCAGACATGCCAAGCATAAACCCAAACGTCATTTGCCACAAACTCGCCCTCAACCTCCAAGTGTATAACCTAACAGTACACTGTGATTTCCTCATGGTGGTTCAACAAATCCGAggagaatttcagataaaagaTCCCTTGCTAGAGCGGTATTGGCTCATAGCAAAGGATCTCATTTCAAAATTTAGTTCATTCACCATATTACATGTGCATAGAGAAAAGAACGTTAGAGCAGACATATTATCTAAACTTGCTGCCACTAGGGTGGATACACAAACATCAACATTATCACAACTTACACTTAAAAAGCCCAGCATTGAACTATTATCTATAACGAACATTAACCACCTCAACGATTGGAGAACACCTTTCCTTGAGTACATTAATGCAGGTATCATACCTAAAGACGAACTTAACCCGCAACACTTCAGACAAAAAGCAAGTCTCTACACAACACATAGCAGGGGAACTATACAAGCGTGGTATCTCACAACCATTGTTAAAATGCCTAAACAAAGATGAAGCAAAAGAAGTAATAGACGAAATTCATAAGGGCGTGTGTGGAAAACACATCGGGGGACGAGCTCTGGCCACGAAAATCATCCGAACAGGACACTATTGGCCGACCATGAAGAGGGATTTCATAACAAAAGTCAAGATATGCGACAACTGTCAAAAGCACGCCACCATCTCTATAAAGTTGGCCGAAGTATTACACAGTATggaggtaagctggcctttcCACAGATGGGGATCGATATCCTCGGCCCATTTCCAGTAGCatcatttctaaaaaattttagcaTACAATATCATTTTAGCTCAGTCgaacacccacaaaccaatgggtaggccgaagctgctaaccgaGTTATATTGCAGGCAATAAAGAAAAAGATCAATAACGCAAAAGGAGAATGGACGGAGCTAATCTCAGAAATATTATGGAGCTACAACACAACAGTACAATCCACCACGGGTGAAACACCCTTCAAAGTAGTTTATGGGTCGGAAGCATTAATCCCTGTCGAGGTCGGCATTTCCATATTGCGAACCGAGCTATACGACGAACAATACAATATAAACACGAGAAACGCCGAGCTTGATCTGGTTGAAGAAGACAGAGAAATCGCTGCCATCAGACAAAGAGCTAAGAAACAATTAGCAGAAAGAAAGCACAATAAGAGAGTCATGCCGAGGACATTCATCGAGGGTGATTTAGTCCTCGGACGAACAGAGGAAGCTAGACGACCTCCTTCACACGGAAAGCTCGCTGCAAACTGGGAGGGACCATTCCGAGTAGTCAAAGTACTCGAAATGGGGGATTACCAGCTCCAAACACTACAAGGCAGTCCAGTATCAGGAAACTGGAATATCTCATCCTTAAAGTTGTATAGATCGTAAATTGTAAATTTTGCGAATGAAGGTACTCTTTTTCCCCCTTAGAGGTTTTTTTCCCTAAACAAGGGTTTTACCTaaggagggttttaacgaggccggacGCCCAAAATATCTATCAAAGTCAATTGACCACGGTCGGTTCTTTACTTCCTATTTCTATCCTATTCTAACCTCGGTTAAACATAAACAAAAGTCACTTGAGTTCAAAACGAACACCAAACATTCACAACTACAGTCAAACTGACCACAACTCGGTCAGCACAAAAACAAAAGGAGTTTTCATTACAAGGACAAACATGTCCAAAACAAACAAGAAAGCAAATCAAGAAGGAGGCACATTCTCATCATGCTCCTCCACAGTACCATCCACCATCAGTTTTCCATCGATCACGATCTTAGTCATGTCAAGTCGGTCACAGTCAAAATCAGGAGCTAACAATGCAATCTGACTAACAGTCCGATCAAAGCCGGAAGAGAACATCTCCATCCCATCTTCCTCCAACTCATGAATCCTTGAAGTCAGTTTCCCTTTAGAAACATCACTTTCCTTAATTTCAGCCTGCAGCAACCGAATCTGATCCCTTAAATGAACCACCTCTTCTTCAGATTCCTTCATTTTAGCTGTGGCATTGACAATAACATCATCTTTTTCTTTGGATGACTTCCCTAGTTTAGCAACCCTCACCTTATATGACTTTTCTAGATCGGCAATCTTATCCACAGCCGCCTGTTGCTCGGCACCAATAAGCTCGGTAGTACGGCCAGCACACATCAAATGAGATGCGACAATCTACAGAATAAACACCAAAGTAAGAAACCAAGTGGCAAAAGGAAAACAAAAGAGGAACCAAAAGAGACATAAAGCA is drawn from Arachis hypogaea cultivar Tifrunner chromosome 12, arahy.Tifrunner.gnm2.J5K5, whole genome shotgun sequence and contains these coding sequences:
- the LOC140176588 gene encoding uncharacterized protein, which produces MKRDFITKVKICDNCQKHATISIKLAEVLHSMEAEAANRVILQAIKKKINNAKGEWTELISEILWSYNTTVQSTTGETPFKVVYGSEALIPVEVGISILRTELYDEQYNINTRNAELDLVEEDREIAAIRQRAKKQLAERKHNKRVMPRTFIEGDLVLGRTEEARRPPSHGKLAANWEGPFRVVKVLEMGDYQLQTLQGSPVSGNWNISSLKLYRS